In one window of Ovis aries strain OAR_USU_Benz2616 breed Rambouillet chromosome 3, ARS-UI_Ramb_v3.0, whole genome shotgun sequence DNA:
- the APOBEC3F gene encoding DNA dC->dU-editing enzyme APOBEC-3F (The RefSeq protein has 1 substitution compared to this genomic sequence), producing the protein MPWISDHVARLDPETFYFQFHNLLYAYGRNCSYICYRVKTWKHRSPVSFDWGVFHNQVYAGTHCHSERRFLSWFCAKKLRPDECYHITWFMSWSPCMKCAELVAGFLGMYQNVTLSIFTARLYYFQKPQYRKGLLRLSDQGACVDIMSYQEFKYCWKKFVYSQRRPFRPWKKLKRNYQLLAAELEDILGNTMNLLRETLFKQQFGNQPRVPPPYYRRKTYLCYQLKELDDLMLDKGCFRNKKQRHAEIRFIDKINSLNLNPSQSYKIICYITWSPCPNCASELVDFITRNDHLNLQIFASRLYFHWIKPFCRGLHQLQKAGISVAVMTHTEFEDCWEQFVDNQLRPFQPWDKLEQYSASIRRRLQRILTAPT; encoded by the exons ATGCCCTGGATCAG CGACCACGTGGCGAGGTTAGATCCTGAAACCTTCTACTTCCAGTTTCACAACCTACTCTATGCCTATGGGCGGAACTGCTCCTACATCTGCTACCGGGTGAAAACATGGAAACACCGCTCACCTGTCTCCTTCGACTGGGGGGTCTTTCATAACCAG gTCTATGCTGGGACTCACTGCCACAGCGAACGCCGCTTCCTGTCTTGGTTCTGCGCCAAGAAGCTGCGCCCTGATGAGTGTTACCACATCACCTGGTTCATGTCGTGGAGCCCCTGCATGAAGTGCGCCGAGCTGGTGGCGGGCTTCCTGGGGATGTACCAGAATGTGACGCTGAGCATCTTCACCGCCCGCCTCTACTACTTCCAGAAACCACAGTACAGGAAGGGGCTGCTCAGGCTGAGTGACCAGGGAGCCTGTGTAGACATTATGTCCTACCAAG AATTCAAATACTGTTGGAAAAAGTTTGTATACAGTCAGAGGAGGCCCTTCAGGCCTtggaagaaactgaagagaaattaTCAGCTGCTGGCTGCAGAGCTTGAGGACATTCTCGG AAACACAATGAATCTGCTAAGAGAAACTCTGTTCAAGCAGCAGTTTGGCAACCAGCCCCGGGTCCCACCACCTTACTACCGGAGGAAGACCTACCTGTGCTACCAGCTGAAGGAGCTTGACGACTTGATGCTTGACAAAGGCTGCTTCCGAAACAAG AAGCAGCGGCATGCAGAAATTCGCTTTATTGACAAGATCAACTCACTGAATCTGAACCCGAGCCAGAGCTACAAAATCATCTGCTATATCACATGGAGCCCTTGCCCGAACTGCGCCAGTGAACTGGTCGATTTCATCACCAGGAATGACCACCTGAACCTGCAGATCTTTGCCTCCCGCCTGTACTTCCACTGGATCAAGCCGTTTTGCAGGGGGCTGCAGCAGCTGCAGAAAGCTGGGATCTCAGTGGCTGTCATGACCCACACAG AGTTTGAAGACTGCTGGGAACAGTTTGTGGACAACCAGCTGAGGCCCTTCCAGCCCTGGGACAAGCTGGAGCAATACAGTGCTAGCATAAGGCGAAGGCTCCAGAGGATCCTGACG gCGCCGACTTAG
- the APOBEC3F gene encoding DNA dC->dU-editing enzyme APOBEC-3F isoform X5: MPWISDHVARLDPETFYFQFHNLLYAYGRNCSYICYRVKTWKHRSPVSFDWGVFHNQVYAGTHCHSERRFLSWFCAKKLRPDECYHITWFMSWSPCMKCAELVAGFLGMYQNVTLSIFTARLYYFQKPQYRKGLLRLSDQGACVDIMSYQEFKYCWKKFVYSQRRPFRPWKKLKRNYQLLAAELEDILG, translated from the exons ATGCCCTGGATCAG CGACCACGTGGCGAGGTTAGATCCTGAAACCTTCTACTTCCAGTTTCACAACCTACTCTATGCCTATGGGCGGAACTGCTCCTACATCTGCTACCGGGTGAAAACATGGAAACACCGCTCACCTGTCTCCTTCGACTGGGGGGTCTTTCATAACCAG gTCTATGCTGGGACTCACTGCCACAGCGAACGCCGCTTCCTGTCTTGGTTCTGCGCCAAGAAGCTGCGCCCTGATGAGTGTTACCACATCACCTGGTTCATGTCGTGGAGCCCCTGCATGAAGTGCGCCGAGCTGGTGGCGGGCTTCCTGGGGATGTACCAGAATGTGACGCTGAGCATCTTCACCGCCCGCCTCTACTACTTCCAGAAACCACAGTACAGGAAGGGGCTGCTCAGGCTGAGTGACCAGGGAGCCTGTGTAGACATTATGTCCTACCAAG AATTCAAATACTGTTGGAAAAAGTTTGTATACAGTCAGAGGAGGCCCTTCAGGCCTtggaagaaactgaagagaaattaTCAGCTGCTGGCTGCAGAGCTTGAGGACATTCTCGGGTGA
- the APOBEC3F gene encoding DNA dC->dU-editing enzyme APOBEC-3F isoform X1: MSVHQRLGSAKREGPREGGSEPEEAKHPGALPPLVPKQEGVGPWLRWLGGRFQIRRCPKSKGPGSVYDGGLGWIRPSWARRLCLDSPNQKQRHAEIRFIDKINSLNLNPSQSYKIICYITWSPCPNCASELVDFITRNDHLNLQIFASRLYFHWIKPFCRGLQQLQKAGISVAVMTHTEFEDCWEQFVDNQLRPFQPWDKLEQYSASIRRRLQRILTVRSWP; this comes from the exons ATGTCGGTCCATCAGAGGCTGGGCTCTGCCAAGAGGGAGGGCCCCAGAGAGGGTGGGTCTGAGCCTGAGGAAGCAAAGCACCCCGGGGCCCTCCCACCCCTGGTGCCAAAACAGGAAGGGGTGGGACCTTGGCTGAGATGGCTGGGAGGTCGCTTTCAGATCAGGCGCTGTCCTAAAAGCAAGGGTCCTGGGAGTGTCTATGACGGAGGGCTGGGCTGGATCAGGCCTTCCTGGGCGAGGAGATTGTGTTTGGACTCCCCAAACCAG AAGCAGCGGCATGCAGAAATTCGCTTTATTGACAAGATCAACTCACTGAATCTGAACCCGAGCCAGAGCTACAAAATCATCTGCTATATCACATGGAGCCCTTGCCCGAACTGCGCCAGTGAACTGGTCGATTTCATCACCAGGAATGACCACCTGAACCTGCAGATCTTTGCCTCCCGCCTGTACTTCCACTGGATCAAGCCGTTTTGCAGGGGGCTGCAGCAGCTGCAGAAAGCTGGGATCTCAGTGGCTGTCATGACCCACACAG AGTTTGAAGACTGCTGGGAACAGTTTGTGGACAACCAGCTGAGGCCCTTCCAGCCCTGGGACAAGCTGGAGCAATACAGTGCTAGCATAAGGCGAAGGCTCCAGAGGATCCTGACGGTGAGAAGCTGGCCCTGA
- the APOBEC3F gene encoding DNA dC->dU-editing enzyme APOBEC-3F isoform X2, whose product MSVHQRLGSAKREGPREGGSEPEEAKHPGALPPLVPKQEGVGPWLRWLGGRFQIRRCPKSKGPGSVYDGGLGWIRPSWARRLCLDSPNQKQRHAEIRFIDKINSLNLNPSQSYKIICYITWSPCPNCASELVDFITRNDHLNLQIFASRLYFHWIKPFCRGLQQLQKAGISVAVMTHTEFEDCWEQFVDNQLRPFQPWDKLEQYSASIRRRLQRILTAPT is encoded by the exons ATGTCGGTCCATCAGAGGCTGGGCTCTGCCAAGAGGGAGGGCCCCAGAGAGGGTGGGTCTGAGCCTGAGGAAGCAAAGCACCCCGGGGCCCTCCCACCCCTGGTGCCAAAACAGGAAGGGGTGGGACCTTGGCTGAGATGGCTGGGAGGTCGCTTTCAGATCAGGCGCTGTCCTAAAAGCAAGGGTCCTGGGAGTGTCTATGACGGAGGGCTGGGCTGGATCAGGCCTTCCTGGGCGAGGAGATTGTGTTTGGACTCCCCAAACCAG AAGCAGCGGCATGCAGAAATTCGCTTTATTGACAAGATCAACTCACTGAATCTGAACCCGAGCCAGAGCTACAAAATCATCTGCTATATCACATGGAGCCCTTGCCCGAACTGCGCCAGTGAACTGGTCGATTTCATCACCAGGAATGACCACCTGAACCTGCAGATCTTTGCCTCCCGCCTGTACTTCCACTGGATCAAGCCGTTTTGCAGGGGGCTGCAGCAGCTGCAGAAAGCTGGGATCTCAGTGGCTGTCATGACCCACACAG AGTTTGAAGACTGCTGGGAACAGTTTGTGGACAACCAGCTGAGGCCCTTCCAGCCCTGGGACAAGCTGGAGCAATACAGTGCTAGCATAAGGCGAAGGCTCCAGAGGATCCTGACG gCGCCGACTTAG
- the APOBEC3F gene encoding DNA dC->dU-editing enzyme APOBEC-3F isoform X3 yields the protein MTEGWAGSGLPGRGDCVWTPQTRNTMNLLRETLFKQQFGNQPRVPPPYYRRKTYLCYQLKELDDLMLDKGCFRNKKQRHAEIRFIDKINSLNLNPSQSYKIICYITWSPCPNCASELVDFITRNDHLNLQIFASRLYFHWIKPFCRGLQQLQKAGISVAVMTHTEFEDCWEQFVDNQLRPFQPWDKLEQYSASIRRRLQRILTVRSWP from the exons ATGACGGAGGGCTGGGCTGGATCAGGCCTTCCTGGGCGAGGAGATTGTGTTTGGACTCCCCAAACCAG AAACACAATGAATCTGCTAAGAGAAACTCTGTTCAAGCAGCAGTTTGGCAACCAGCCCCGGGTCCCACCACCTTACTACCGGAGGAAGACCTACCTGTGCTACCAGCTGAAGGAGCTTGACGACTTGATGCTTGACAAAGGCTGCTTCCGAAACAAG AAGCAGCGGCATGCAGAAATTCGCTTTATTGACAAGATCAACTCACTGAATCTGAACCCGAGCCAGAGCTACAAAATCATCTGCTATATCACATGGAGCCCTTGCCCGAACTGCGCCAGTGAACTGGTCGATTTCATCACCAGGAATGACCACCTGAACCTGCAGATCTTTGCCTCCCGCCTGTACTTCCACTGGATCAAGCCGTTTTGCAGGGGGCTGCAGCAGCTGCAGAAAGCTGGGATCTCAGTGGCTGTCATGACCCACACAG AGTTTGAAGACTGCTGGGAACAGTTTGTGGACAACCAGCTGAGGCCCTTCCAGCCCTGGGACAAGCTGGAGCAATACAGTGCTAGCATAAGGCGAAGGCTCCAGAGGATCCTGACGGTGAGAAGCTGGCCCTGA
- the APOBEC3F gene encoding DNA dC->dU-editing enzyme APOBEC-3F isoform X4, translating to MTEGWAGSGLPGRGDCVWTPQTRNTMNLLRETLFKQQFGNQPRVPPPYYRRKTYLCYQLKELDDLMLDKGCFRNKKQRHAEIRFIDKINSLNLNPSQSYKIICYITWSPCPNCASELVDFITRNDHLNLQIFASRLYFHWIKPFCRGLQQLQKAGISVAVMTHTEFEDCWEQFVDNQLRPFQPWDKLEQYSASIRRRLQRILTAPT from the exons ATGACGGAGGGCTGGGCTGGATCAGGCCTTCCTGGGCGAGGAGATTGTGTTTGGACTCCCCAAACCAG AAACACAATGAATCTGCTAAGAGAAACTCTGTTCAAGCAGCAGTTTGGCAACCAGCCCCGGGTCCCACCACCTTACTACCGGAGGAAGACCTACCTGTGCTACCAGCTGAAGGAGCTTGACGACTTGATGCTTGACAAAGGCTGCTTCCGAAACAAG AAGCAGCGGCATGCAGAAATTCGCTTTATTGACAAGATCAACTCACTGAATCTGAACCCGAGCCAGAGCTACAAAATCATCTGCTATATCACATGGAGCCCTTGCCCGAACTGCGCCAGTGAACTGGTCGATTTCATCACCAGGAATGACCACCTGAACCTGCAGATCTTTGCCTCCCGCCTGTACTTCCACTGGATCAAGCCGTTTTGCAGGGGGCTGCAGCAGCTGCAGAAAGCTGGGATCTCAGTGGCTGTCATGACCCACACAG AGTTTGAAGACTGCTGGGAACAGTTTGTGGACAACCAGCTGAGGCCCTTCCAGCCCTGGGACAAGCTGGAGCAATACAGTGCTAGCATAAGGCGAAGGCTCCAGAGGATCCTGACG gCGCCGACTTAG